A genomic window from Silene latifolia isolate original U9 population chromosome Y, ASM4854445v1, whole genome shotgun sequence includes:
- the LOC141626939 gene encoding uncharacterized protein LOC141626939 isoform X1 produces the protein MLCISVKTINKVKKPSPASSKAGIGKIFTPLGKIIRDSFASFSSTPSRASVSSVSQHPSAIPQSEAWRSRVALEKAFDRSRRLDQQLKCPSTGNVKSSTQSPANFASFSFRTEERAAKRREFFQKKLEKEAENMPFTDNTEAKSTPDSRKSSQSRNLKPSTVATIRTEVLSDNLKKIPPSQQSQKCEARPASDLPRSKSFHPSQRAAGSKKILENSKALPSNLTMKKKRHENTSPNIL, from the exons ATGCTATGTATATCGGTTAAAACGATAAATAAGGTTAAGAAACCTTCTCCAGCGTCCAGCAAAGCTGGAATAGGGAAAATCTTCACTCCTTTGGGCAAGATTATAAGAGATAGCTTTGCTTCTTTCTCTTCGACTCCAAGTAGG GCTTCTGTCAGCAGTGTGTCACAACACCCATCTGCAATCCCTCAGTCAGAAGCCTGGAG GAGTAGAGTAGCTCTTGAGAAAGCATTTGATAGGAGTAGAAGATTGGACCAGCAGTTGAAGTGTCCCTCTACAGG GAATGTGAAATCTTCAACACAGTCTCCTGCCAATTTTGCTTCCTTTAGCTTTAGAACTGAAGAAAGAGCAGCAAAACGTAGAGAG TTCTTCCAGAAGAAGTTGGAGAAGGAAGCAGAAAACATGCCGTTTACAGATAATACAGAG GCAAAATCTACACCTGACTCCAGGAAATCTTCCCAGTCTAGGAACCTGAAACCCAGTACCGTGGCAACCATCAGGACTGAAGTATTAAGTGATAATTTAAAGAAG ATTCCTCCCTCTCAACAATCACAAAAGTGTGAAGCTAGACCTGCTTCGGACTTGCCTCGAAGTAAAAGCTTCCACCCTTCTCAGAGGGCTGCTGGTTCCAAAAAAATTTTGGAAAACAGTAAGGCACTTCCAAGCAATTTGACAATGAAGAAAAAAAGACACGAAAATACTTCTCCTAACATTCTTTGA
- the LOC141626939 gene encoding uncharacterized protein LOC141626939 isoform X2, with protein sequence MLCISVKTINKVKKPSPASSKAGIGKIFTPLGKIIRDSFASFSSTPSRASVSSVSQHPSAIPQSEAWRSRVALEKAFDRSRRLDQQLKCPSTGNVKSSTQSPANFASFSFRTEERAAKRREKKLEKEAENMPFTDNTEAKSTPDSRKSSQSRNLKPSTVATIRTEVLSDNLKKIPPSQQSQKCEARPASDLPRSKSFHPSQRAAGSKKILENSKALPSNLTMKKKRHENTSPNIL encoded by the exons ATGCTATGTATATCGGTTAAAACGATAAATAAGGTTAAGAAACCTTCTCCAGCGTCCAGCAAAGCTGGAATAGGGAAAATCTTCACTCCTTTGGGCAAGATTATAAGAGATAGCTTTGCTTCTTTCTCTTCGACTCCAAGTAGG GCTTCTGTCAGCAGTGTGTCACAACACCCATCTGCAATCCCTCAGTCAGAAGCCTGGAG GAGTAGAGTAGCTCTTGAGAAAGCATTTGATAGGAGTAGAAGATTGGACCAGCAGTTGAAGTGTCCCTCTACAGG GAATGTGAAATCTTCAACACAGTCTCCTGCCAATTTTGCTTCCTTTAGCTTTAGAACTGAAGAAAGAGCAGCAAAACGTAGAGAG AAGAAGTTGGAGAAGGAAGCAGAAAACATGCCGTTTACAGATAATACAGAG GCAAAATCTACACCTGACTCCAGGAAATCTTCCCAGTCTAGGAACCTGAAACCCAGTACCGTGGCAACCATCAGGACTGAAGTATTAAGTGATAATTTAAAGAAG ATTCCTCCCTCTCAACAATCACAAAAGTGTGAAGCTAGACCTGCTTCGGACTTGCCTCGAAGTAAAAGCTTCCACCCTTCTCAGAGGGCTGCTGGTTCCAAAAAAATTTTGGAAAACAGTAAGGCACTTCCAAGCAATTTGACAATGAAGAAAAAAAGACACGAAAATACTTCTCCTAACATTCTTTGA
- the LOC141626939 gene encoding uncharacterized protein LOC141626939 isoform X3, with the protein MASVSSVSQHPSAIPQSEAWRSRVALEKAFDRSRRLDQQLKCPSTGNVKSSTQSPANFASFSFRTEERAAKRREFFQKKLEKEAENMPFTDNTEAKSTPDSRKSSQSRNLKPSTVATIRTEVLSDNLKKIPPSQQSQKCEARPASDLPRSKSFHPSQRAAGSKKILENSKALPSNLTMKKKRHENTSPNIL; encoded by the exons ATG GCTTCTGTCAGCAGTGTGTCACAACACCCATCTGCAATCCCTCAGTCAGAAGCCTGGAG GAGTAGAGTAGCTCTTGAGAAAGCATTTGATAGGAGTAGAAGATTGGACCAGCAGTTGAAGTGTCCCTCTACAGG GAATGTGAAATCTTCAACACAGTCTCCTGCCAATTTTGCTTCCTTTAGCTTTAGAACTGAAGAAAGAGCAGCAAAACGTAGAGAG TTCTTCCAGAAGAAGTTGGAGAAGGAAGCAGAAAACATGCCGTTTACAGATAATACAGAG GCAAAATCTACACCTGACTCCAGGAAATCTTCCCAGTCTAGGAACCTGAAACCCAGTACCGTGGCAACCATCAGGACTGAAGTATTAAGTGATAATTTAAAGAAG ATTCCTCCCTCTCAACAATCACAAAAGTGTGAAGCTAGACCTGCTTCGGACTTGCCTCGAAGTAAAAGCTTCCACCCTTCTCAGAGGGCTGCTGGTTCCAAAAAAATTTTGGAAAACAGTAAGGCACTTCCAAGCAATTTGACAATGAAGAAAAAAAGACACGAAAATACTTCTCCTAACATTCTTTGA
- the LOC141626779 gene encoding two-component response regulator ORR24-like yields MVVMENGFASSRTDSFPAGLRVLVVDDDPTWLKILEKMLKKCSYEVTTCGLAREALRFLRDRKDGFDIVISDVNMPDMDGFKLLEHVGLEMDLPVIMMSVDGETRRVMKGVQHGACDYLLKPIRMKELKNIWQHVVRKRLNEVRDIDFFDDRDHHNDGHYGGDQTLIKKRKDVESEKESSDPSSSKKARVVWTIELHQKFVKAVNQIGIDSDKVGPKKILDLMNVPWLTRENVASHLQKYRLYLSRIGKGDNNMESSFEGTKNPEFSPKGSVGPSNSIQNSSFTQHNDVTSRSQSNSEHKLKNKTDPRKPFNNENSDPQKADSQAGFDHSFQFDSHVSGPNPWRGEVLDLQFKPELKPLPKLKDYFNNHQTVPILQHQIQSHLLEPAAHISHGLSVNENDGFSLIDVKPLISKQTGNNVRHLDSISLSNTDRFGCVFEVGQEMKKQNLNSSRQAGIAGNSNVNGFETESINQALEAESTFGHLGEDLMFPCLQGGVGSSKHFGVDDVGFSDSNFSEHVEEVPFPPYMPKLGLEYEYPFDWEYPVVDQGLLFS; encoded by the exons ATGGTTGTTATGGAAAATGGGTTTGCGTCATCCAGAACCGACTCATTTCCTGCGGGACTTAGAGTTCTAGTTGTTGATGATGATCCTACTTGGTTGAAAATCTTGGAAAAAATGCTCAAGAAGTGCTCTTATGAAG TGACGACATGTGGACTAGCTCGAGAGGCTTTGAGGTTCCTTCGTGATAGAAAGGACGGCTTTGACATCGTCATTAGCGATGTTAACATGCCTGATATGGACGGTTTCAAACTTCTTGAGCATGTGGGACTCGAGATGGATCTTCCAGTTATAA TGATGTCCGTGGATGGAGAAACAAGAAGGGTAATGAAAGGTGTTCAACATGGAGCGTGTGATTATCTTCTCAAACCAATAAGAATGAAAGAGCTCAAGAATATATGGCAACACGTCGTAAGAAAGAGATTGAACGAGGTGAGAGACATTGACTTCTTTGATGATCGAGACCATCATAACGATGGACATTATGGCGGCGATCAAACCCTAATTAAGAAAAGAAAAGATGTCGAGAGCGAGAAAGAGTCAAGTGATCCCTCATCCTCAAAGAAAGCTAGAGTGGTTTGGACTATAGAACTTCACCAGAAATTTGTCAAAGCTGTTAATCAGATTGGGATTGATAGTGATA AAGTTGGTCCAAAGAAGATACTCGACTTAATGAATGTGCCATGGTTGACAAGAGAGAATGTTGCTAGTCATTTGCAG AAGTATCGCCTTTACCTCAGTAGGATAGGGAAGGGCGACAATAACATGGAAAGCTCTTTTGAAGGAACAAAGAATCCTGAATTTTCTCCCAAGGGTTCCGTCGGTCCAAGTAATAGCATCCAGAACTCCAGCTTTACTCAACACAATGACGTCACTAGCAGGTCTCAATCAAACTCAGAGCATAAATTGAAGAACAAGACCGATCCCAGAAAGCCTTTTAACAACGAGAATTCTGACCCTCAGAAAGCCGATTCACAAGCAGGTTTTGATCACTCTTTCCAGTTCGATTCTCATGTGTCTGGTCCGAACCCATGGAGGGGAGAAGTACTAGACCTACAATTTAAACCTGAACTCAAGCCACTACCAAAGTTAAAGGATTACTTCAATAATCACCAAACGGTGCCCATTTTACAACACCAAATTCAATCTCATCTTCTGGAGCCTGCTGCCCACATTAGTCACGGACTATCCGTCAATGAAAATGATGGTTTTAGCCTCATTGATGTCAAACCTCTTATTTCTAAGCAGACGGGTAACAATGTCAGGCATCTCGACTCAATCTCTTTGTCGAACACTGACAGATTTGGATGTGTTTTCGAAGTGGGACAAGAGATGAAGAAACAGAACCTGAACTCCAGTCGCCAGGCTGGCATAGCTGGTAATAGCAATGTAAATGGTTTTGAAACTGAGTCAATAAACCAGGCTTTAGAAGCAGAATCTACATTCGGACACCTGGGTGAAGACCTAATGTTTCCCTGCCTTCAAGGCGGGGTCGGTTCTTCCAAACATTTCGGGGTTGATGATGTAGGATTCTCAGACTCTAATTTTTCGGAACATGTTGAGGAAGTACCTTTCCCACCTTATATGCCAAAGCTCGGGCTTGAGTATGAGTATCCCTTTGATTGGGAATATCCTGTTGTTGATCAAGGTCTATTATTCTCTTGA